A single window of Aneurinibacillus sp. REN35 DNA harbors:
- the yajC gene encoding preprotein translocase subunit YajC: protein MSAGMQQVLLWVVMFAIFYFLLIRPNQKRQKQRNAMMAALKKGDRIVTIGGLHGTIDLINEENNTIVVNAGGQKLTFEKMSVQSVVGETVQKQPAVTNKEE, encoded by the coding sequence ATGAGCGCAGGTATGCAGCAAGTTTTGTTATGGGTAGTTATGTTTGCTATCTTTTATTTCTTATTGATTCGTCCGAATCAAAAGCGTCAAAAACAGCGTAATGCTATGATGGCGGCTTTGAAAAAAGGCGATCGTATTGTAACGATCGGTGGTCTGCACGGCACCATTGATCTGATTAATGAAGAGAACAATACAATTGTAGTGAATGCTGGCGGACAGAAGCTAACATTTGAAAAAATGTCGGTTCAATCCGTTGTGGGCGAAACCGTGCAAAAACAGCCGGCTGTCACAAATAAAGAAGAGTAG